A single region of the Biomaibacter acetigenes genome encodes:
- a CDS encoding N-acetylmuramoyl-L-alanine amidase, with product MFRKIIPVAMLVFIFLCFPSFGKAAPKAKPVLKPIEIYINGQKVESDVAPIIVNDRTLVPLRVISENLGASVYWDNTQRMVRITTSTKTILLKINDKKAVINDREVVLDTPATIVKDRTMVPLRFIGESLGAEVFWDNAQRRVIITRFQPKVIDFSYEVVNGKPSVVLRGDSPLEYVTQPATSKNQIAIDIKGQMATEKNALYIYDDFIEKAIMGSIQQDPPVTRVVVDLKGGVPYEINRSEDKNTIIISFINTLSGVTVDSDDQRVTVNLVTTQPTKINYFFLSNPDRLVMDINDAVLSTSPPEIPRNNYIKEIRLGQFTVNPNTVRVVFDLKSDINYQVFQDKNNISVIFSKVNTVKRVNVESREESSSVRITASGEIGYEIKADKSNRQLKLVIAGVAIDKNLLEQETIDVNDGIVDYVELKKVKGPKNYNLEVIINLSLFTSYELTTTPPSSEIELVIYKSPLQNKIIVVDPGHGGSDPGAEAGNVQEKNLNLDIALKLRDLLEQGGAKVLMTRDKDIFVNLYTRAGIANEVKADLFISIHNNAGSSGTSGTETLYYPEPEKKALALCIQKALVKSIGLPDRGIVERPGLVVTRETRMPSALAEVAFMTNQGDLSLLLTDEFRQKAAEGIASGIINYLTGRAD from the coding sequence ATGTTCAGAAAGATTATACCTGTCGCCATGCTTGTTTTTATTTTTTTGTGCTTTCCTTCTTTTGGGAAAGCGGCTCCGAAGGCAAAACCGGTTCTCAAACCCATTGAAATCTACATAAACGGTCAAAAAGTAGAATCCGATGTGGCTCCCATTATTGTTAATGACCGTACCCTGGTTCCTCTGAGAGTGATTTCTGAGAACCTCGGAGCATCAGTTTACTGGGATAACACGCAGAGAATGGTCAGAATAACAACTTCCACAAAAACCATTCTGCTTAAAATAAATGATAAAAAGGCCGTAATAAACGACCGGGAAGTGGTCCTGGATACGCCCGCAACTATCGTCAAAGACAGGACGATGGTTCCTCTAAGATTCATTGGGGAATCTCTGGGAGCTGAAGTGTTCTGGGATAATGCTCAAAGAAGGGTGATCATCACCAGGTTCCAACCCAAGGTAATAGATTTTTCCTATGAGGTGGTAAATGGAAAACCATCGGTGGTTTTAAGAGGAGATAGCCCGCTGGAATATGTTACACAACCGGCCACAAGCAAAAATCAAATTGCCATAGACATAAAGGGGCAAATGGCTACTGAAAAAAATGCCTTATATATATATGATGATTTTATAGAAAAAGCTATAATGGGAAGTATCCAGCAAGACCCGCCGGTTACGAGGGTTGTGGTGGATTTAAAAGGTGGAGTGCCTTATGAAATCAACCGGTCGGAAGATAAAAACACCATCATTATTTCCTTTATAAACACCTTGAGCGGTGTTACCGTAGATAGTGATGACCAGAGGGTGACTGTGAACCTTGTTACAACTCAACCCACGAAAATAAACTATTTCTTTCTTTCAAACCCGGATAGGCTGGTTATGGATATAAACGATGCAGTTCTTTCAACCTCACCGCCGGAAATCCCCAGAAATAACTATATCAAGGAAATCAGGCTGGGGCAATTTACGGTAAATCCCAATACCGTAAGGGTTGTGTTTGACCTCAAATCCGATATAAATTACCAGGTATTTCAGGATAAAAATAATATTTCTGTGATATTTTCTAAAGTTAACACCGTAAAAAGAGTAAATGTGGAAAGTCGGGAAGAAAGTTCCTCCGTTAGAATTACCGCCAGCGGCGAAATAGGATACGAGATTAAAGCAGATAAATCAAACAGGCAATTAAAACTGGTCATTGCCGGAGTGGCCATAGATAAAAATCTGCTTGAACAGGAAACCATAGATGTTAACGACGGTATTGTGGACTATGTAGAGTTAAAAAAGGTAAAAGGGCCAAAGAACTATAACCTGGAGGTAATTATAAACTTAAGCCTTTTCACCAGTTACGAGCTTACCACGACACCGCCGTCTTCGGAAATAGAACTTGTAATTTATAAATCTCCACTTCAGAACAAAATCATTGTGGTGGACCCCGGTCACGGCGGCAGTGATCCCGGTGCAGAAGCCGGAAATGTCCAGGAAAAGAATCTTAATCTTGATATAGCCCTGAAATTAAGAGATTTGCTGGAACAGGGCGGAGCTAAAGTGTTGATGACTAGGGATAAGGATATTTTTGTGAACCTTTATACCCGGGCCGGTATAGCCAATGAGGTAAAGGCCGATCTGTTCATAAGCATCCACAACAACGCAGGAAGCAGCGGTACATCGGGCACCGAGACCCTTTACTATCCGGAACCGGAGAAAAAAGCCCTGGCTCTGTGTATCCAGAAAGCTCTGGTGAAGAGCATCGGCCTTCCCGATAGGGGAATTGTGGAGAGGCCCGGCCTTGTAGTGACCCGTGAAACCCGGATGCCGTCGGCGCTGGCGGAAGTGGCGTTTATGACCAACCAGGGCGATCTTTCACTGCTTTTAACCGATGAGTTCAGGCAAAAGGCCGCCGAGGGCATAGCCAGCGGGATTATAAATTATTTGACAGGAAGGGCTGATTGA